The Methanoregula boonei 6A8 genome has a window encoding:
- a CDS encoding ABC transporter permease, which translates to MKGRHIAVIAKKEFRGLASEKTILLAILLQVFIALFSSFLMVGLTAMYDPVSLSRYSHFRYDIAYAGNESPLLGYLEGSNDLRVHRMDLSTAVELLKERRLSAVVYVPDTAPGSDDPVKITLYTLTDDLQGAVVDVRLKSVLLQYEGDLRTIRAGRLDVTPIPLQVPASAGSGDFYGFVYGLLVPLLVFLPGILSAALVIDLITEEYQHGTLETLISTPVTFAEMVWGKVLICAILVPVQAGAWILLLSLNRIAIADPLLILLHVTFASLLLILIAACCALYYRERTAAQFVFSTALVVILLLVLALPYNPLNLVARIAVGTAGAEQWIVLGAVMAAVLALGYVMQKYAGRIGGRSAGEEGQGPG; encoded by the coding sequence TTGAAGGGCCGGCACATTGCGGTCATCGCAAAGAAGGAATTCCGGGGGCTCGCGTCAGAGAAAACAATCCTCTTAGCCATCCTGCTCCAGGTTTTTATCGCGCTCTTCTCGTCATTCCTCATGGTTGGGCTCACCGCAATGTACGACCCGGTCTCGCTCTCGCGCTACTCCCATTTCCGGTATGATATCGCGTATGCCGGAAACGAGAGTCCGCTGCTTGGGTATCTGGAGGGGAGCAACGATCTCCGGGTGCACCGGATGGACCTCTCGACCGCAGTCGAGCTCCTCAAGGAGCGCCGGCTCTCCGCGGTAGTGTACGTGCCGGATACAGCACCCGGTTCCGACGACCCGGTCAAGATCACGCTATACACACTGACCGACGATCTGCAGGGTGCAGTTGTCGATGTGCGGCTCAAGTCGGTCCTGTTGCAGTACGAGGGCGACCTGCGCACGATCCGGGCCGGCCGGCTCGATGTGACGCCGATCCCGCTCCAGGTCCCGGCGTCCGCTGGCAGCGGGGACTTCTACGGGTTTGTGTACGGTCTCCTGGTCCCGCTGCTGGTCTTTTTGCCGGGCATCCTCTCTGCCGCGCTCGTGATCGATCTTATCACTGAGGAATACCAGCACGGGACACTAGAGACACTCATCTCAACGCCGGTCACGTTTGCCGAGATGGTCTGGGGTAAGGTGCTGATCTGCGCCATCCTTGTCCCGGTTCAGGCCGGGGCATGGATCCTTCTCCTCTCGCTCAACCGGATCGCGATTGCGGATCCCCTGCTGATCCTGCTCCACGTTACGTTCGCGTCCCTGCTCCTGATCCTGATCGCTGCGTGCTGCGCTCTTTATTACCGTGAGCGTACCGCTGCGCAGTTCGTCTTCTCAACGGCACTCGTGGTGATCCTGCTACTCGTGCTCGCCCTGCCCTACAACCCGCTCAATCTCGTGGCCCGGATAGCCGTCGGGACCGCAGGAGCAGAGCAGTGGATTGTCCTTGGTGCGGTCATGGCAGCAGTCCTTGCTCTTGGATATGTGATGCAGAAATATGCAGGCCGGATCGGTGGGCGCAGCGCAGGAGAGGAGGGACAGGGGCCCGGATAA
- a CDS encoding type II toxin-antitoxin system PemK/MazF family toxin — MGRYNRGDVILAPVPFAEQHGKKTRPAVVLSAPEEGDLLICPVSSRPPSDTPCVPIGLDDFAIGGLDLFTESYVLTAKAGTLPVRDVIALKGRLVAEAVDTIGAQVRAPGELFPQDFPRRRSRSRR, encoded by the coding sequence ATGGGACGTTATAACCGGGGAGATGTTATCCTTGCCCCGGTACCGTTTGCAGAGCAGCACGGGAAAAAGACCCGGCCTGCCGTAGTCCTGTCCGCACCGGAGGAGGGCGATCTCCTCATCTGCCCGGTCAGCAGCAGGCCACCTTCCGATACCCCGTGCGTCCCTATCGGGCTTGACGATTTTGCCATTGGGGGCCTTGATCTTTTTACCGAGAGTTATGTCCTGACTGCAAAAGCCGGTACGCTCCCGGTCCGGGACGTAATTGCGCTCAAGGGCCGGCTTGTGGCTGAAGCGGTGGATACCATTGGCGCTCAGGTGCGGGCTCCAGGGGAACTGTTCCCGCAGGACTTCCCGCGCAGAAGATCGCGTTCCCGCCGCTGA
- a CDS encoding 30S ribosomal protein S6e translates to MVELKVVVSDPKTGRAYNVDASTGAAGAVVGKKIGDEVDAGPLGLAGYKILITGGSDQTGTPARKSLPGAGRRKLLLAEGVGFHPVMEGERKRKMIRAHQITPEFVQVNARVTAYGEKTLDELFPKVEGAEKKEKTKERKVRK, encoded by the coding sequence ATGGTTGAATTAAAAGTCGTAGTATCAGACCCGAAGACCGGTCGCGCATACAATGTCGATGCCAGCACCGGAGCGGCAGGAGCAGTCGTGGGCAAGAAGATCGGGGATGAAGTGGACGCCGGCCCCCTCGGGCTTGCCGGTTACAAGATCCTGATCACCGGGGGCTCGGACCAGACCGGGACACCGGCACGAAAGAGCCTGCCGGGCGCAGGGCGGAGGAAACTCCTGCTTGCAGAGGGCGTAGGGTTCCACCCCGTGATGGAAGGCGAGCGCAAGAGAAAGATGATCCGCGCCCACCAGATCACCCCCGAGTTTGTGCAGGTCAACGCACGCGTGACCGCGTACGGCGAAAAGACCCTCGACGAGCTCTTCCCCAAGGTCGAAGGCGCCGAGAAGAAAGAGAAGACCAAAGAGAGAAAGGTCCGGAAGTAA
- a CDS encoding CAP domain-containing protein has translation MPRCDFCGKNVSLPFHCQYCGKNFCDEHRLPPNHDCAGLAVWKKTPAPGVGIRYGAGGTSAYGGGYAAKPADKKPGRVPFWKHPYFRIAVVLAVIVLLIIVFVLMGGCLQQAGENVTLSSTPSPALPAATTTLALTTITPNTTPLVTVVSTSAATPTLSPAPAIPSETIATATATPPFPLVTARVSDDPNPVQGSSLASRIHDLINEQRAQNGLAALSYDPALAALALNHSTDMATNNYFSHIDPAGEDPTARGNASGIYCVKNYGSYYTYGIAENIFQNNLYTLVTDTNGVYSYAWSTPEEIAQSTVTGWMNSPGHRKNILTATYDSEGVGVAVAADDKVYITEDFC, from the coding sequence ATGCCGCGCTGTGACTTTTGCGGAAAGAATGTTTCGCTCCCGTTCCACTGCCAGTACTGCGGGAAAAATTTCTGTGACGAGCACCGGCTCCCGCCCAACCACGATTGTGCCGGGCTTGCGGTGTGGAAAAAGACCCCGGCGCCGGGTGTTGGCATCCGGTACGGGGCCGGAGGCACGAGCGCGTACGGCGGTGGGTACGCAGCAAAGCCCGCGGACAAAAAACCCGGGCGCGTCCCGTTCTGGAAGCACCCGTACTTCCGGATTGCGGTTGTACTCGCGGTGATTGTCCTTCTCATCATCGTCTTTGTCCTCATGGGCGGATGTCTCCAGCAGGCAGGTGAGAACGTGACTCTCTCCTCAACACCGTCTCCTGCTCTTCCTGCGGCCACGACTACTCTTGCCCTGACCACAATAACGCCCAACACCACCCCGCTGGTGACGGTAGTTTCCACATCAGCCGCAACGCCAACACTTTCTCCTGCTCCGGCCATACCGTCAGAGACGATTGCAACGGCAACTGCCACCCCCCCGTTTCCCCTGGTGACTGCCCGGGTCTCCGATGACCCAAACCCGGTCCAGGGTTCGTCGCTCGCCAGCCGGATCCACGATCTCATTAACGAACAGCGGGCACAAAACGGGCTTGCTGCACTCTCGTACGACCCGGCGCTTGCCGCACTCGCGCTCAACCACAGCACGGACATGGCCACGAACAATTATTTCTCGCACATTGACCCGGCCGGGGAAGACCCGACTGCCCGGGGGAACGCGAGCGGGATCTATTGCGTCAAGAATTATGGCTCGTACTATACCTACGGGATTGCGGAGAACATCTTCCAGAATAACCTCTACACCTTGGTGACCGATACAAACGGCGTTTATTCTTACGCATGGAGCACCCCGGAGGAGATCGCGCAGTCCACCGTTACCGGCTGGATGAACAGCCCGGGGCACCGGAAAAATATCCTTACTGCAACTTATGACAGTGAAGGAGTGGGCGTGGCGGTTGCAGCGGACGACAAGGTGTACATTACCGAGGATTTCTGCTGA
- the infB gene encoding translation initiation factor IF-2, whose amino-acid sequence MSDPKIRTPIVCVMGHVDHGKTSLLDRIRGSSVVASEAGAITQHIGATIVPIEAIRKMSGSMEKIPINIPGLLFIDTPGHHAFTTLRARGGALADMAILVVDISQGFQPQTIEALQILRNCKTPFVIAATKVDRIHGWRINKDESFLSSFGKQNERVKTDIETKTYEIVGKLSDLGFSADRYDRVSDFQRNLAIVPVSAHTGEGIADLLMIMIGLAQRYMGEELKLSAEGPGEGTVLEVKEERGLGTTLDVILYNGTLSVGDEIAMASQDDVVTTKVRSLLKPRPMKEILIEDRFERVKSVVAASGIKVSAPGLEKVIAGSPLFVTRGNMDELAARIRKEMQEIHVNLAEEGIVIKADTIGALEALCKELESKEIKVMRAQVGPVSRHDLIDTETIKNPTFRVLLSFNTPILPDAADMIKDPLYTQVKVFSGQVIYQLIDQYVAWRDEQKRIAEKAQFEHVMMPAKIRLLPDCVFRQSNPAVVGVRVLGGKLRADVDLVKTDGKKIGHLKTMQLRQESIKEADAGLEVAISIEGATVGRQLNVGDDLLVDLPERHVKVLEREMLKNLNISTQEVLAEFVAIRRKAEPFWGK is encoded by the coding sequence ATGTCAGACCCGAAGATCAGGACGCCGATCGTGTGCGTCATGGGACATGTGGATCACGGGAAAACCTCACTTCTCGACCGGATCCGCGGGTCATCGGTCGTTGCCTCGGAAGCAGGTGCGATCACCCAGCACATTGGCGCTACAATCGTCCCCATCGAGGCGATCCGGAAGATGAGCGGATCGATGGAGAAGATCCCCATCAACATCCCCGGCCTGCTCTTTATCGATACGCCGGGGCACCACGCGTTTACCACACTTAGGGCCCGGGGAGGGGCGCTTGCCGACATGGCGATCCTGGTCGTGGACATCAGCCAGGGGTTCCAGCCCCAGACCATTGAGGCCCTGCAGATCCTGCGGAACTGCAAGACGCCGTTTGTGATCGCTGCCACCAAGGTGGACCGGATCCATGGCTGGCGGATCAACAAGGACGAATCGTTTTTGTCCAGTTTTGGCAAGCAGAACGAACGGGTGAAGACCGATATCGAGACCAAGACCTACGAGATCGTTGGCAAACTCTCCGATCTCGGGTTCTCCGCGGACCGGTACGACCGGGTCTCGGATTTCCAGCGCAACCTTGCAATTGTTCCCGTAAGCGCCCACACGGGCGAGGGGATCGCGGACCTCCTCATGATCATGATCGGGCTTGCCCAGCGGTACATGGGCGAGGAGCTCAAACTTTCTGCAGAGGGACCAGGCGAGGGGACCGTGCTCGAGGTAAAAGAAGAGCGGGGCCTGGGGACAACGCTTGATGTGATCCTGTACAACGGCACGCTCTCGGTCGGTGACGAGATCGCGATGGCCAGCCAGGATGACGTGGTGACCACCAAGGTCAGATCGCTTTTGAAACCCCGACCCATGAAGGAGATCCTCATCGAGGACCGGTTCGAGCGCGTAAAGTCGGTTGTGGCGGCGTCCGGGATCAAGGTTTCGGCCCCGGGCCTTGAAAAAGTGATTGCCGGTTCGCCGCTCTTTGTGACCCGGGGGAACATGGACGAGCTCGCCGCCAGGATCCGAAAGGAGATGCAGGAGATCCATGTGAACCTTGCCGAAGAGGGGATCGTGATCAAGGCGGATACAATCGGGGCACTCGAAGCGCTCTGCAAAGAGCTGGAGTCAAAAGAGATCAAAGTGATGCGGGCACAGGTTGGCCCGGTAAGCCGGCACGACCTGATCGACACCGAGACCATCAAGAACCCGACATTCCGCGTGCTCCTGTCCTTCAATACCCCGATCCTTCCCGACGCGGCGGATATGATAAAAGACCCGCTCTACACGCAGGTGAAGGTCTTCTCAGGCCAGGTGATCTACCAGCTCATCGATCAGTACGTGGCATGGCGCGACGAGCAGAAACGGATCGCGGAGAAGGCGCAATTCGAGCACGTGATGATGCCGGCAAAAATCCGGTTGCTGCCGGACTGCGTGTTCCGGCAGAGCAACCCGGCCGTGGTCGGGGTGCGCGTGCTGGGCGGGAAGCTCCGTGCGGATGTGGACCTGGTAAAGACTGACGGGAAAAAGATCGGGCACCTCAAGACCATGCAGCTCCGGCAGGAATCGATTAAGGAGGCGGACGCAGGCCTTGAGGTGGCAATCTCGATTGAAGGGGCAACCGTAGGACGGCAGCTCAACGTGGGAGACGATCTCCTGGTGGACCTGCCCGAGCGCCACGTGAAGGTGCTTGAACGTGAGATGCTCAAGAACCTCAACATCAGCACGCAGGAAGTGCTCGCGGAATTTGTTGCGATCCGGCGCAAGGCCGAGCCGTTCTGGGGTAAGTGA
- a CDS encoding methyltransferase domain-containing protein, which produces MAKGGYVHGYSEREAERLGDQARTLTSLLHHDTRYPPGSRVLEAGCGTGAQTVILAKNSPGAAITSIDISLESLVRAEERVRSEGIANVTFRAGNLFSLPFAPQTFDHVFVCFVLEHLPDPGCALASLRPLIRPGGTVTVIEGDHGSAYFHPESTAAHRAIQCLVDLQKEAGGNALVGRELYPLLASAGFCDVQVSPRMVYVDASRPALVEGFTRQTFTAMVEGIRDAALEKGMMTQKDLERGIADLYRTCEPDGVFCYTFFKATGTVRE; this is translated from the coding sequence ATGGCTAAAGGAGGGTATGTCCACGGGTACTCGGAGCGGGAGGCAGAAAGACTGGGTGACCAGGCCCGGACCCTGACCTCACTCCTCCATCACGATACCCGGTACCCGCCCGGGAGCCGGGTGCTCGAAGCCGGTTGTGGCACCGGCGCCCAAACTGTGATCCTGGCCAAAAACAGTCCCGGTGCGGCAATCACCTCCATCGATATCTCCCTGGAGTCCCTGGTGCGTGCGGAGGAACGCGTGCGGTCTGAAGGGATCGCAAACGTGACCTTTCGGGCCGGCAATCTCTTCAGCCTCCCGTTTGCGCCACAAACGTTTGACCATGTTTTTGTATGCTTTGTTCTTGAGCACCTCCCTGATCCCGGATGTGCTCTCGCATCCCTGCGCCCGCTGATCCGCCCTGGCGGGACTGTCACTGTGATCGAAGGCGATCACGGCTCTGCCTATTTCCACCCCGAAAGTACGGCAGCTCATCGGGCAATACAGTGTCTGGTAGATCTCCAGAAAGAGGCCGGGGGAAATGCGCTTGTTGGCCGGGAACTCTATCCCCTGCTTGCCTCTGCCGGGTTTTGTGATGTGCAGGTTTCGCCCCGTATGGTGTATGTCGATGCCTCGCGGCCGGCACTCGTGGAGGGATTTACCCGACAGACCTTCACTGCCATGGTCGAGGGCATCCGGGATGCGGCACTGGAGAAAGGCATGATGACCCAGAAAGACTTGGAGCGGGGAATTGCAGACCTGTACCGGACCTGCGAACCGGACGGCGTCTTCTGTTACACGTTCTTCAAAGCGACCGGTACGGTTCGGGAATGA
- a CDS encoding ABC transporter permease, producing MSAARDIAIIARWEVKKTFSVMSRNVLPVAIVLFVLLVFVTGFAAESGLHIQDGMYRIGVDDPKVAALFTSDTRFTVYQDTDADLIRDRGTYDIVIVRGGVFASATQKGQSAENALARDYAQYKNSVYAGESDLFAAYPLWIDTESVESEINFSTPQNGQYIPVPPGPGAPVPQGPVENIPTPSPTLGITQDELRQQIAISSQENSPVSRYTDVLSPNSAAMGSFVTPDQLSPPLPFDSIILVFVFIFPLYFSSQFFMMSIMNERIERQGEPLLSMPVKTSSIILGKMLPYFLAMLAICTVITLYIHASLLVLLPLIPIIVFFLANALIIGMLARSFRELSFVSIFFSTVATSYLFFPSIFANVHVISLVSPLTLIVLTVQGTAWTVADYVYATSLFWLTAAVLFAIAAKNFNEERLFSEKKFLPRIREFLSGILPEKHPFAALFVLALISIPFVFMAQMMGLVVFFNLPMPYSLISLLVLAALIEEMAKAAGIYTLFVRDPSFFSWKNLVLASAATAIGFLVGEKLLLFATLAQISESIFGSVLFLSLGSLWMPLLLHFACVLIVASSLKLGGKKALVPGLFAATLLHCCYNLYVLGWFH from the coding sequence ATGAGTGCAGCGCGGGACATTGCGATCATCGCACGCTGGGAAGTAAAAAAGACCTTCTCGGTCATGTCCCGCAATGTCCTGCCGGTCGCGATTGTCCTTTTTGTGCTCCTTGTTTTTGTAACCGGCTTTGCCGCAGAGAGCGGGCTCCACATCCAGGACGGGATGTACCGGATCGGCGTGGATGATCCGAAAGTCGCCGCACTCTTTACCTCCGATACCCGGTTTACGGTATACCAGGATACCGACGCCGATCTTATCCGGGACCGGGGAACCTACGACATTGTCATAGTCCGGGGAGGGGTCTTTGCAAGCGCCACACAGAAAGGCCAGTCGGCCGAGAACGCCCTTGCACGGGACTATGCGCAATACAAGAACAGCGTGTACGCCGGTGAAAGCGATCTTTTTGCCGCGTACCCGCTCTGGATCGATACCGAATCGGTGGAAAGCGAGATCAACTTCTCTACACCCCAGAACGGACAGTACATACCGGTGCCTCCCGGGCCGGGTGCACCGGTGCCGCAGGGCCCGGTCGAGAACATCCCCACGCCCTCACCCACGCTCGGCATTACGCAGGACGAGCTCCGGCAGCAGATTGCTATATCCTCGCAGGAGAACTCGCCGGTATCGCGGTACACGGATGTGCTCTCCCCGAACAGTGCTGCCATGGGATCGTTTGTCACCCCCGACCAGCTCTCTCCCCCGCTGCCTTTTGACTCGATCATCCTTGTCTTTGTCTTCATCTTCCCGCTGTACTTTTCTTCGCAGTTTTTCATGATGAGCATCATGAACGAGAGAATAGAGCGCCAGGGCGAGCCCCTCCTCTCCATGCCGGTGAAGACTTCTTCGATCATTCTCGGAAAGATGCTCCCGTACTTCCTTGCGATGCTTGCGATCTGCACCGTGATCACGCTCTACATCCATGCTTCGCTGCTTGTCCTCCTCCCGCTCATTCCCATCATCGTCTTCTTTCTCGCAAACGCTCTCATCATCGGGATGCTGGCCCGGAGTTTCCGGGAGCTCTCGTTTGTCTCCATCTTCTTTTCCACAGTCGCGACCTCGTACCTGTTCTTTCCCTCCATCTTTGCAAACGTCCACGTAATCAGCCTGGTCTCCCCACTCACGCTGATTGTGCTCACCGTCCAGGGGACCGCGTGGACAGTAGCAGACTATGTCTATGCCACGTCCCTTTTCTGGCTGACCGCTGCCGTGCTCTTTGCGATTGCAGCCAAAAACTTCAATGAAGAGCGGCTTTTTTCCGAGAAAAAATTCCTGCCCCGGATCCGTGAGTTCCTCTCAGGGATCCTCCCGGAAAAGCATCCCTTTGCGGCGCTCTTTGTGCTTGCCCTTATCTCGATCCCGTTTGTCTTCATGGCCCAGATGATGGGCCTTGTGGTTTTTTTCAACCTGCCCATGCCGTACTCGCTTATCTCCCTCCTCGTGCTTGCGGCACTCATCGAAGAGATGGCAAAGGCGGCCGGGATCTACACGCTCTTTGTGCGCGATCCGTCATTTTTCTCGTGGAAGAACCTGGTCCTTGCCTCTGCTGCCACGGCTATCGGCTTTTTGGTGGGAGAAAAACTTCTTCTCTTTGCCACGCTTGCCCAGATCTCCGAGTCGATATTCGGGAGCGTCCTCTTTTTGTCGCTTGGGTCGCTCTGGATGCCGCTCCTCCTCCATTTTGCCTGCGTTCTTATCGTTGCCTCCTCGCTCAAACTCGGGGGGAAAAAGGCGCTTGTGCCCGGCCTCTTTGCCGCAACCCTCCTGCACTGCTGCTATAACCTGTACGTCCTGGGGTGGTTCCATTGA
- a CDS encoding metal-dependent hydrolase — translation MDSLTHALVAAALAYAAGLPHLLPFFVLGAVIIDADVLFSLFSRNTPSLYLFIHGGIAHSLTGAVVMSALAYAGIVLATIAGLIPPALSFGFGPAGAAAVLTGAFLHLAMDLPASPGIPLLAPHSDKKYALFVLPGPSFLLMALSLFFLIWMALGVVTFAGGMAAYMAIFCVFLLVRAIAFCLSRPELRDVMLVLPQPDPRRWLALYDRGEAWEVKEYRMGRGSGASMVWQKYRGTTAAEIAPYLALPELKRLRYHSYLLTVEKENGALVFSDPLRVYGRIFYPPHYKQVRFNIP, via the coding sequence GTGGACTCCCTTACCCATGCGCTTGTGGCCGCGGCCCTTGCGTACGCCGCCGGTCTCCCGCATCTCCTGCCCTTTTTTGTGCTCGGTGCGGTCATCATCGATGCCGACGTCCTTTTTTCCCTCTTCTCCCGTAACACTCCCTCACTCTACCTTTTTATTCACGGCGGGATCGCCCACAGCCTTACAGGTGCCGTTGTCATGTCCGCGCTCGCATATGCCGGTATCGTGCTCGCTACCATTGCCGGTCTCATACCCCCGGCCCTTTCGTTCGGCTTCGGCCCGGCCGGAGCCGCAGCAGTGCTCACCGGAGCATTCCTCCATCTTGCCATGGACCTTCCTGCAAGCCCGGGTATCCCGCTTCTGGCCCCTCATTCAGACAAAAAGTACGCGCTCTTTGTCCTGCCGGGCCCAAGCTTTCTCCTGATGGCCCTAAGCCTCTTCTTTTTGATCTGGATGGCGCTTGGAGTGGTCACCTTTGCAGGAGGGATGGCGGCGTACATGGCGATCTTTTGTGTGTTCCTGCTCGTCCGGGCAATCGCGTTTTGCCTCTCCCGACCGGAGCTCCGGGATGTGATGCTTGTCCTGCCCCAGCCGGACCCGCGCCGCTGGCTTGCCCTGTACGACAGGGGCGAAGCATGGGAGGTAAAGGAATACCGGATGGGGAGGGGTAGCGGTGCATCCATGGTCTGGCAGAAGTACCGGGGCACCACTGCCGCAGAGATTGCGCCGTATCTTGCGCTGCCGGAACTGAAACGCCTGCGGTACCACTCTTACCTTTTGACTGTGGAAAAAGAGAACGGTGCGCTCGTGTTCTCTGACCCGCTCCGGGTATACGGCCGGATCTTCTATCCCCCGCATTACAAACAGGTGCGGTTCAACATCCCGTGA
- a CDS encoding ABC transporter ATP-binding protein: MIAADHLIKRYDGFTALDDVSFSFPGAGIFGIVGHNGAGKTTLLKIVSGLVAPTSGSLVVNGIDVVHDPVALKETLGYLPEESRLYETMTAEDYLSFFGEIYGIEKEEIVLRTRRLFAALSLETGGKKLGEMSKGMKRKVAIARSLIHNPKFLVYDEPASGLDPMTSRFISGYLKKLKGEGRTIVLSAHNLYQVEEICDRVMILRRGKVMALGTMDELREQFGSITYTIWFAHPDPSRLDHHTIPYHLDERGLACEAGDMTELNACSAAIAAAGGRVERIESRYPSLEEMLVAIGE, from the coding sequence GTGATTGCCGCGGACCACCTTATCAAGCGCTACGATGGCTTTACCGCACTTGACGATGTGAGTTTCTCTTTTCCCGGCGCCGGCATCTTCGGGATCGTGGGGCACAACGGGGCTGGTAAGACCACGCTTCTGAAAATTGTTTCCGGCCTTGTTGCCCCCACATCCGGAAGCCTCGTGGTCAACGGGATCGATGTGGTACATGACCCGGTAGCGCTCAAGGAGACGCTGGGCTACCTGCCCGAGGAGTCCCGGCTCTATGAGACCATGACCGCGGAAGACTACCTCTCGTTCTTCGGCGAAATCTACGGGATAGAAAAAGAGGAGATTGTGCTCCGCACCCGCCGGCTCTTTGCGGCCCTGTCACTTGAGACCGGTGGGAAGAAACTGGGCGAGATGAGCAAGGGTATGAAGCGCAAGGTGGCAATTGCCCGCTCCCTTATTCACAATCCGAAGTTTCTCGTGTATGACGAACCGGCAAGCGGCCTTGATCCCATGACCTCCCGGTTTATCTCCGGGTACCTGAAAAAGCTCAAGGGTGAGGGCCGGACCATCGTGCTCTCGGCCCACAACCTGTACCAGGTAGAGGAGATCTGCGACAGGGTGATGATCCTCCGGCGCGGGAAGGTGATGGCGCTCGGGACAATGGACGAGCTGCGCGAACAGTTCGGCTCGATCACGTACACGATCTGGTTTGCCCATCCCGATCCGTCCCGGCTCGATCACCACACGATTCCCTACCACCTTGATGAGCGGGGACTTGCCTGCGAGGCCGGGGACATGACAGAACTCAATGCCTGCTCGGCTGCGATCGCAGCAGCCGGGGGTCGGGTGGAACGGATCGAGTCCCGGTACCCGTCGCTGGAAGAGATGCTGGTTGCAATCGGCGAATAA
- a CDS encoding RDD family protein, whose protein sequence is MFCPKCGKETDASGQFCQWCGAPIDAAPPAAVASAEPEETAEIGIYAGLGRRFVAFIVDIILIALFGIIAVAFFNQTNGIMYLYYLVVDHAPISTLTESGAPIAALGPIAAAVGLLVIVVPWLYYAGFESTRGQATPGKVLMSLQVTDLEGNRISFGRATLRFFAKFISILIIFIGFIMIGLTKKRQGLHDKIAGTLVLLQD, encoded by the coding sequence ATGTTCTGTCCAAAATGTGGGAAGGAGACTGACGCTTCCGGACAATTCTGCCAGTGGTGTGGAGCACCCATCGATGCGGCTCCCCCGGCAGCCGTGGCCTCCGCAGAACCCGAGGAAACCGCCGAGATCGGAATCTACGCCGGCCTCGGGCGCAGGTTTGTTGCATTCATTGTCGACATCATCCTTATTGCCCTCTTTGGCATTATCGCGGTTGCATTCTTCAACCAGACAAACGGGATTATGTATCTCTATTATCTCGTAGTCGACCATGCACCGATCTCCACCCTTACCGAGTCGGGAGCACCGATTGCAGCCCTCGGGCCCATCGCCGCTGCAGTAGGTCTCCTAGTGATCGTTGTTCCCTGGCTTTATTATGCCGGTTTTGAGTCGACACGGGGACAAGCCACCCCGGGTAAGGTTCTCATGAGTCTCCAGGTGACCGATCTCGAAGGCAACCGGATCTCCTTTGGCCGTGCAACACTCCGGTTCTTTGCCAAGTTTATCTCGATCCTGATCATTTTTATCGGGTTTATCATGATCGGGCTCACGAAAAAGCGCCAGGGCCTCCACGACAAGATCGCCGGTACCCTCGTACTCCTTCAGGACTAA
- a CDS encoding nitroreductase family protein has product MQLADCVMQRYATKKFDKKKIPEKKVEELIDLVRFAPSALNLQPWKIKIVTDQKTKEELLKVSNNQEQVTTCSHLLVFCAASDYDSLVKRLGALMKKNHVPDDITGRVTGMAAMFAKSMTDEQRAAWSQAQTYLALGNALNGAKSLGFDSCPMGGFDPKGYSRILNIPAHLTPVMLCPIGYAADKPAPKIRYKREEILF; this is encoded by the coding sequence ATGCAGTTAGCAGATTGTGTCATGCAGCGGTATGCGACAAAGAAGTTTGACAAAAAGAAGATCCCCGAAAAAAAGGTAGAGGAACTCATTGACCTTGTGCGGTTTGCGCCATCGGCCCTGAATCTCCAGCCCTGGAAGATTAAGATCGTAACCGACCAGAAAACAAAAGAAGAACTTTTGAAGGTCTCGAACAACCAGGAGCAGGTGACAACCTGTTCGCACCTTCTTGTATTCTGCGCCGCCTCCGATTATGATTCCCTGGTAAAACGGCTTGGGGCGCTTATGAAAAAGAACCATGTTCCCGATGACATTACCGGAAGGGTGACCGGGATGGCGGCGATGTTTGCGAAAAGCATGACTGATGAGCAGCGGGCCGCGTGGTCGCAGGCGCAGACGTACCTTGCGCTCGGGAACGCGCTCAATGGCGCAAAGTCGCTGGGCTTTGATTCCTGCCCGATGGGTGGGTTTGACCCGAAGGGATATTCGCGGATCCTCAACATCCCGGCGCACCTCACCCCGGTGATGCTCTGTCCGATCGGGTATGCGGCTGACAAGCCTGCACCTAAGATCCGGTACAAAAGAGAAGAGATCCTGTTTTAA
- a CDS encoding SemiSWEET family sugar transporter, which yields MDTITILGFVAGALTTVAYVPQVIRSWKLKETRDISLSMLVLYATGVFLWFVYGVWSDALPIIAANGISLVLILVLLGIKLRYR from the coding sequence ATGGATACCATAACAATCCTTGGCTTTGTTGCCGGGGCACTGACTACTGTTGCCTATGTCCCCCAGGTGATCCGGAGCTGGAAACTCAAGGAGACCCGGGACATCTCGCTTTCCATGCTTGTGCTCTATGCAACCGGTGTCTTCCTCTGGTTCGTGTATGGGGTCTGGTCAGATGCTCTCCCCATCATCGCGGCAAACGGCATCTCACTTGTCCTGATCCTTGTCCTGCTCGGGATCAAGCTGCGATACCGGTGA